One genomic segment of Brevibacillus laterosporus LMG 15441 includes these proteins:
- the rimI gene encoding ribosomal protein S18-alanine N-acetyltransferase, translating into MSETLSKQIEFRYMTLDDVERIAELERICFPTPWPLEAFINELTINPNAKYIVAILDGQVVGYCGMWLIIDEAHITNICIHPDVRGQRVGLRLMKQMMALAMVLGGERMTLEVRPSNEVARNLYTKLGFEEHGRRKRYYSDNNEDAIIMWVNLREE; encoded by the coding sequence ATGAGTGAGACACTATCAAAGCAGATAGAATTTCGTTACATGACATTAGATGATGTGGAAAGAATTGCTGAGCTAGAGCGTATTTGTTTTCCGACTCCCTGGCCATTAGAAGCCTTTATTAATGAATTAACCATTAATCCGAATGCAAAATATATAGTAGCCATACTAGACGGACAGGTTGTAGGGTATTGTGGAATGTGGCTGATTATTGACGAGGCTCATATCACCAATATTTGTATTCATCCCGATGTACGTGGTCAAAGGGTAGGATTACGGCTCATGAAACAGATGATGGCCCTTGCGATGGTGCTGGGCGGCGAAAGAATGACCTTGGAAGTGCGCCCTTCTAATGAAGTAGCTCGGAACTTATACACAAAATTAGGTTTTGAAGAACACGGAAGACGAAAACGATATTATTCCGATAATAACGAAGATGCCATTATTATGTGGGTGAATTTACGTGAAGAGTAA
- the tsaE gene encoding tRNA (adenosine(37)-N6)-threonylcarbamoyltransferase complex ATPase subunit type 1 TsaE yields MTYEFEFTSQQATQEFAEKLAQLLMPGDFLALEGDLGAGKTTFTQGLARGLGVKRVVNSPTFTIIKEYAGRLPLYHMDVYRVADQVDDLGLDEYFYGEGVCVVEWASLIPNHVPEDRMTIHLLQQGENVRLCRLEVVGKRSEQVGKEIDQHVRAGN; encoded by the coding sequence ATGACGTATGAATTTGAATTTACTAGTCAGCAAGCGACCCAGGAATTCGCAGAAAAACTAGCTCAGCTTTTGATGCCAGGGGATTTCTTGGCGTTGGAAGGGGATTTGGGGGCTGGTAAAACCACGTTTACACAAGGATTGGCACGGGGACTCGGGGTGAAACGTGTGGTCAATAGTCCAACCTTTACGATTATTAAAGAGTATGCTGGACGTTTGCCGCTTTATCATATGGATGTATACCGGGTCGCTGATCAGGTGGATGATTTAGGGCTTGATGAGTATTTTTATGGTGAAGGTGTTTGTGTTGTAGAATGGGCTTCTTTAATCCCGAATCATGTACCGGAGGATCGAATGACGATTCATTTGCTTCAACAAGGAGAGAATGTTCGCCTATGCCGACTTGAGGTAGTAGGAAAACGAAGTGAACAGGTAGGTAAGGAGATTGATCAACATGTGCGTGCTGGCAATTGA
- the tsaB gene encoding tRNA (adenosine(37)-N6)-threonylcarbamoyltransferase complex dimerization subunit type 1 TsaB gives MCVLAIDTSNLVLSVAVVDDSRVRGEWTSNLNKNHSVTVMDGISTLLDELNIDPAELTGIAVAKGPGSYTGVRIGVATAKSMAWSLGIPVIGISSLEAVGMNALSFTGGIVPLFDARRGQVYTGLYRSKDCQTLDALLPERIILLTDWLDLLQQETSGEPLLFLGEDLDKHRDVISDVLGEKAMFATPTFNHPRAAHLAWTGLQQLKEGKGIPAHDLVPEYLQLAEAEAKWIAKQEK, from the coding sequence ATGTGCGTGCTGGCAATTGATACCTCCAATCTCGTGCTTAGCGTCGCTGTGGTCGATGATTCACGAGTGCGGGGAGAATGGACAAGTAATTTAAATAAAAATCATTCCGTCACAGTAATGGACGGGATATCCACGCTGCTAGATGAACTAAATATTGACCCGGCAGAATTGACAGGAATTGCTGTAGCAAAGGGACCTGGTTCTTACACAGGAGTTCGGATTGGGGTAGCTACGGCGAAAAGCATGGCTTGGTCTCTTGGGATTCCTGTGATTGGTATCTCAAGTCTAGAAGCGGTAGGAATGAATGCTCTTTCTTTTACAGGAGGAATTGTCCCGCTCTTTGATGCAAGGCGAGGTCAAGTATACACAGGCCTGTATCGAAGCAAGGATTGTCAGACGCTAGACGCTTTGCTTCCTGAACGAATTATATTGCTTACAGATTGGTTGGATCTGCTCCAACAAGAAACATCTGGTGAGCCCTTGCTATTTTTAGGAGAAGATTTGGACAAACATCGTGACGTCATTAGCGATGTGCTGGGAGAAAAGGCGATGTTTGCAACCCCTACCTTCAATCATCCAAGAGCAGCACACTTGGCATGGACGGGGCTTCAACAGTTGAAGGAAGGAAAGGGCATTCCTGCGCATGACTTAGTACCTGAGTATCTACAATTGGCAGAAGCGGAAGCCAAATGGATAGCGAAACAGGAAAAGTAG
- the tsaD gene encoding tRNA (adenosine(37)-N6)-threonylcarbamoyltransferase complex transferase subunit TsaD, producing the protein MKRVQQRYEQQLQSNRPVCILGIETSCDETSAAVIENGTTILSNVIASQADIHKRFGGVVPEVASRRHVENITVTIEEALELANKSWDDISAIAVTYGPGLVGALLVGVAAAKAISFAKGIPLIGVHHIAGHIYANRLVEEMQFPLISLVVSGGHTELIYMKEHGHFEILGETRDDAAGEAYDKVARSLELPYPGGPHIDRLAHEGEASISLPRAWLEKDSYDFSFSGLKSAVLNTLHNAKQRGEEIPAANLAASFQTSVVEVLVEKTIRAAREYQAKQILLAGGVAANKGLRSALRERCAKEGLALTIPPLILCTDNAAMIAAAGFVLYQQGKFADLDLNGVPGLELTNPF; encoded by the coding sequence ATGAAGCGGGTACAACAACGTTATGAACAACAATTACAATCGAATCGACCAGTCTGTATTTTAGGCATTGAAACGAGCTGTGATGAGACATCGGCAGCCGTTATTGAGAATGGCACCACCATTTTATCCAACGTGATTGCTTCTCAAGCTGATATACACAAACGCTTCGGGGGGGTCGTACCTGAAGTTGCTTCTCGCAGACACGTAGAAAATATTACGGTGACGATAGAAGAGGCACTAGAGCTTGCTAATAAAAGCTGGGACGATATCTCTGCTATCGCAGTGACCTATGGCCCGGGATTAGTTGGGGCGCTTCTAGTCGGAGTAGCAGCTGCGAAGGCTATTTCCTTTGCAAAAGGAATTCCTCTTATAGGGGTTCATCATATTGCGGGGCATATTTATGCGAACCGCTTGGTGGAGGAAATGCAATTCCCGCTGATCAGTTTAGTTGTTTCTGGCGGACATACAGAGTTAATCTATATGAAAGAGCATGGGCATTTTGAGATTTTAGGGGAAACCCGTGATGATGCGGCCGGAGAGGCTTATGACAAGGTTGCCCGTTCATTGGAATTGCCTTATCCAGGCGGACCGCATATTGATCGGCTAGCTCATGAAGGGGAAGCAAGTATTAGCCTGCCACGAGCTTGGCTAGAGAAGGATTCGTATGATTTTAGCTTCAGCGGCTTGAAATCGGCTGTATTAAACACGCTTCACAATGCAAAACAACGAGGAGAAGAAATTCCTGCGGCCAATCTGGCAGCAAGCTTCCAGACTTCAGTAGTTGAGGTTTTAGTAGAAAAGACGATTCGAGCTGCAAGAGAGTATCAGGCTAAACAAATCTTATTAGCTGGTGGTGTAGCAGCAAATAAAGGACTACGTTCAGCATTACGTGAGCGGTGCGCAAAGGAAGGACTGGCTCTAACTATCCCGCCACTTATTCTTTGCACAGATAATGCTGCTATGATCGCGGCGGCTGGATTTGTCTTATACCAACAGGGAAAATTTGCTGATCTTGATTTAAATGGTGTTCCTGGATTAGAATTGACCAACCCTTTTTAG